The following proteins come from a genomic window of Gossypium raimondii isolate GPD5lz chromosome 5, ASM2569854v1, whole genome shotgun sequence:
- the LOC105770136 gene encoding oxysterol-binding protein-related protein 1C isoform X1, whose translation MSNPSVRNLSPSSSAPISRSKSTLPLDQIQCPCNPSHQVLYHRSRSVNYYNRMKQKNGVSSGREVTAALVDVKLNNIVGNGISGVLFKWVNYGKGWKPRWFVLQDGVLSYYKLHGPDKIVVSQETEKGCKVIGEESLRIITSCRKPICHQSLTRRKPFGEVHLKVSSIRESKSDDKRFSIYTGTKMLHLRAETRDDKVAWIEALQAVKDMFPRIPNSELMVQVNNASVSTEKLRQQLMQEGVSELAIQDSEQIMRTEFLTMQKQMLLLRQKQYLLIETLRQLEVYETKVFTSFLQSSAKKLLVCTLILQAEKVDLENTVVNESQNKSNQGAYAMVKHDRSEGNTTDSDDDPERVDAAEEETDDDDHNFFDTREFLSSSSFKDNGSDVRASSFSSDDGLNTLGSEDDTDPQIKSVGNSFPYIKRRKKLPDPVEKEKGISLWSMIKDNIGKDLTKVCLPVYFNEPLSSLQKCFEDLEYSYLLDRANEWGKRGNSLMRILNVAAFAVSGYSSTEGRICKPFNPLLGETYEADFPDKGLHFFSEKVSHHPTIVACHCEGTGWKFWGDSNLKSKFWGRSIMLEPVGVLTLEFEDGEVFQWSKVTTSIYNLILGKLYCDHYGTMQIKGNREYSCKLKFKEQSIVDRNPHQVHGVVQDKNGKTAATLFGKWNESMQYVNGECSIKGKGQESLSEADLLWKKSKPPKFPTRYNLTRFAITLNELTPDLKEKLPPTDSRLRPDQRFLENGEYEMANSEKLRLEQRQRQARKMQERGWKPRWFAREKNNDTYRYVGGYWEARQQGKWDSCPDIFGQILSD comes from the exons ATGAGTAATCCTTCTGTGAGAAACCTTTCTCCTTCCTCTTCCGCTCCTATATCCCGATCCAAGTCGACCCTACCCTTGGACCAAATTCAGTGCCCGTGCAATCCAAGCCACCAGGTTCTCTATCATCGTAGCAGAAGCGTGAATTATTATAATCGGATGAAACAGAAGAACGGGGTGTCGTCGGGACGAGAGGTGACGGCGGCTCTAGTGGATGTGAAGCTAAACAACATTGTAGGGAACGGGATATCCGGAGTGCTTTTCAAATGGGTGAATTACGGGAAAGGTTGGAAACCGAGGTGGTTCGTTTTGCAAGACGGAGTGTTATCATATTATAAACTCCATGGACCTGATAAGATCGTCGTCAGCCAAGAAACGGAAAAAGGATGCAAAGTTATCGGCGAAGAGTCTCTTCGTATTATAACCAGTTGTCGCAAACCCATTTGTCATCAATCCCTCACCCGTCGCAAACCCTTCGGTGAAGTCCACCTAAAG GTTTCCTCGATTAGGGAAAGCAAATCAGATGACAAGAGGTTCTCGATTTACACCGGAACGAAAATGCTTCATTTACGAGCCGAGACGCGGGACGATAAGGTCGCGTGGATTGAAGCGCTTCAGGCGGTTAAGGATATGTTCCCTAGGATACCTAATAGCGAGCTCATGGTTCAGGTGAACAATGCGTCGGTTTCCACGGAGAAGTTGAGGCAACAGCTGATGCAGGAAGGGGTAAGCGAATTGGCTATCCAAGATAGCGAGCAGATTATGAGGACGGAATTCTTAACAATGCAGAAGCAGATGCTGTTGCTTAGACAGAAACAGTATCTCCTCATCGAAACCTTGCGTCAGTTAGAGGTATATGAAACAAAggtttttacttcttttttgcAATCTTCTGCTAAGAAATTGCTAGTTTGTACTCTTATTTTGCAGGCAGAAAAAGTTGATCTGGAAAATACAGTGGTCAACGAGAGCCAAAACAAGTCGAATCAAGGGGCTTACGCCATGGTAAAGCATGACAGAAGTG AAGGAAATACAACCGACTCAGATGATGACCCTGAAAGAGTTGATGCTGCAGAAGAAGAaactgatgatgatgatcatAATTTCTTTGATACTCGTGAATTTTTATCATCGAGTTCTTTCAAAGACAATGGATCTGATGTCCGGGCATCATCTTTCTCTTCAGATGATGGTCTTAATACTCTTGGTTCTGAAGATGACACTGATCCTCAAATAAAATCAGTTGGAAATAGCTTTCCTTACATTAAACGGCGAAAAAAATTGCCTGACCCTGTTGAAAAGGAGAAGGGTATAAGTCTTTGGTCAATGATTAAGGATAATATTGGGAAAGACCTTACAAAAGTTTGTCTTCCTGTTTACTTCAATGAGCCTCTCTCTTCTCTTCAAAAGTGTTTTGAGGATTTGGAATATTCATATCTACTTGACCGTGCTAATGAATGGGGGAAAAGG GGGAATAGCCTCATGAGGATTCTTAATGTGGCTGCATTTGCTGTGTCTGGATATTCTTCAACAGAAGGAAGAATCTGCAAACCTTTTAATCCATTATTAGGGGAAACATATGAGGCTGACTTTCCAGATAAAGGCTTACACTTCTTCTCAGAGAAG GTCAGTCATCATCCTACGATTGTAGCATGTCATTGTGAGGGTACAGGGTGGAAATTTTGGGGTGATAGTAATTTAAAGAGCAAATTTTGGGGTCGCTCAATTATGCTTGAACCTGTTGGTGTTTTGACCTTGGAGTTTGAAGATGGAGAAGTGTTCCAATGGAGTAAG GTTACCACATCAATATACAATCTCATACTGGGAAAGTTGTACTGCGATCACTATGGTACCATGCAAATAAAAGGGAATCGTGAATATTCATGTAAGTTGAAATTCAAGGAGCAATCTATTGTAGACAGAAATCCTCACCAG GTACATGGTGTAGTTcaagataagaatggaaagacAGCAGCTACGTTATTTGGAAAATGGAATGAGAGCATGCAATATGTGAATGGAGAATGTTCTATCAAGGGAAAAGGGCAAGAGTCTTTATCGGAAGCCGATCTACTTTGGAAGAAGAGCAAGCCTCCTAAATTTCCCACCAGATATAACTTAACACGTTTTGCCATCACATTGAATGAACTCACTCCTGATCTAAAG GAAAAGCTACCCCCTACTGATTCAAGGCTGAGACCTGATCAGAGGTTTCTGGAAAATGGGGAGTATGAAATGGCAAATTCAGAGAAGCTACGGTTGGAACAGCGGCAACGTCAG GCTCGGAAGATGCAAGAGAGAGGTTGGAAGCCAAGGTGGTTCGCAAGGGAGAAAAACAACGATACATACCGTTATGTGGGTGGATATTGGGAGGCTAGGCAGCAGGGAAAGTGGGATTCATGTCCAGATATTTTTGGCCAAATCCTTTCTGATTAG
- the LOC105770136 gene encoding oxysterol-binding protein-related protein 1C isoform X4 encodes MSNPSVRNLSPSSSAPISRSKSTLPLDQIQCPCNPSHQVLYHRSRSVNYYNRMKQKNGVSSGREVTAALVDVKLNNIVGNGISGVLFKWVNYGKGWKPRWFVLQDGVLSYYKLHGPDKIVVSQETEKGCKVIGEESLRIITSCRKPICHQSLTRRKPFGEVHLKVSSIRESKSDDKRFSIYTGTKMLHLRAETRDDKVAWIEALQAVKDMFPRIPNSELMVQVNNASVSTEKLRQQLMQEGVSELAIQDSEQIMRTEFLTMQKQMLLLRQKQYLLIETLRQLEAEKVDLENTVVNESQNKSNQGAYAMVKHDRSGNTTDSDDDPERVDAAEEETDDDDHNFFDTREFLSSSSFKDNGSDVRASSFSSDDGLNTLGSEDDTDPQIKSVGNSFPYIKRRKKLPDPVEKEKGISLWSMIKDNIGKDLTKVCLPVYFNEPLSSLQKCFEDLEYSYLLDRANEWGKRGNSLMRILNVAAFAVSGYSSTEGRICKPFNPLLGETYEADFPDKGLHFFSEKVSHHPTIVACHCEGTGWKFWGDSNLKSKFWGRSIMLEPVGVLTLEFEDGEVFQWSKVTTSIYNLILGKLYCDHYGTMQIKGNREYSCKLKFKEQSIVDRNPHQVHGVVQDKNGKTAATLFGKWNESMQYVNGECSIKGKGQESLSEADLLWKKSKPPKFPTRYNLTRFAITLNELTPDLKEKLPPTDSRLRPDQRFLENGEYEMANSEKLRLEQRQRQARKMQERGWKPRWFAREKNNDTYRYVGGYWEARQQGKWDSCPDIFGQILSD; translated from the exons ATGAGTAATCCTTCTGTGAGAAACCTTTCTCCTTCCTCTTCCGCTCCTATATCCCGATCCAAGTCGACCCTACCCTTGGACCAAATTCAGTGCCCGTGCAATCCAAGCCACCAGGTTCTCTATCATCGTAGCAGAAGCGTGAATTATTATAATCGGATGAAACAGAAGAACGGGGTGTCGTCGGGACGAGAGGTGACGGCGGCTCTAGTGGATGTGAAGCTAAACAACATTGTAGGGAACGGGATATCCGGAGTGCTTTTCAAATGGGTGAATTACGGGAAAGGTTGGAAACCGAGGTGGTTCGTTTTGCAAGACGGAGTGTTATCATATTATAAACTCCATGGACCTGATAAGATCGTCGTCAGCCAAGAAACGGAAAAAGGATGCAAAGTTATCGGCGAAGAGTCTCTTCGTATTATAACCAGTTGTCGCAAACCCATTTGTCATCAATCCCTCACCCGTCGCAAACCCTTCGGTGAAGTCCACCTAAAG GTTTCCTCGATTAGGGAAAGCAAATCAGATGACAAGAGGTTCTCGATTTACACCGGAACGAAAATGCTTCATTTACGAGCCGAGACGCGGGACGATAAGGTCGCGTGGATTGAAGCGCTTCAGGCGGTTAAGGATATGTTCCCTAGGATACCTAATAGCGAGCTCATGGTTCAGGTGAACAATGCGTCGGTTTCCACGGAGAAGTTGAGGCAACAGCTGATGCAGGAAGGGGTAAGCGAATTGGCTATCCAAGATAGCGAGCAGATTATGAGGACGGAATTCTTAACAATGCAGAAGCAGATGCTGTTGCTTAGACAGAAACAGTATCTCCTCATCGAAACCTTGCGTCAGTTAGAG GCAGAAAAAGTTGATCTGGAAAATACAGTGGTCAACGAGAGCCAAAACAAGTCGAATCAAGGGGCTTACGCCATGGTAAAGCATGACAGAAGTG GAAATACAACCGACTCAGATGATGACCCTGAAAGAGTTGATGCTGCAGAAGAAGAaactgatgatgatgatcatAATTTCTTTGATACTCGTGAATTTTTATCATCGAGTTCTTTCAAAGACAATGGATCTGATGTCCGGGCATCATCTTTCTCTTCAGATGATGGTCTTAATACTCTTGGTTCTGAAGATGACACTGATCCTCAAATAAAATCAGTTGGAAATAGCTTTCCTTACATTAAACGGCGAAAAAAATTGCCTGACCCTGTTGAAAAGGAGAAGGGTATAAGTCTTTGGTCAATGATTAAGGATAATATTGGGAAAGACCTTACAAAAGTTTGTCTTCCTGTTTACTTCAATGAGCCTCTCTCTTCTCTTCAAAAGTGTTTTGAGGATTTGGAATATTCATATCTACTTGACCGTGCTAATGAATGGGGGAAAAGG GGGAATAGCCTCATGAGGATTCTTAATGTGGCTGCATTTGCTGTGTCTGGATATTCTTCAACAGAAGGAAGAATCTGCAAACCTTTTAATCCATTATTAGGGGAAACATATGAGGCTGACTTTCCAGATAAAGGCTTACACTTCTTCTCAGAGAAG GTCAGTCATCATCCTACGATTGTAGCATGTCATTGTGAGGGTACAGGGTGGAAATTTTGGGGTGATAGTAATTTAAAGAGCAAATTTTGGGGTCGCTCAATTATGCTTGAACCTGTTGGTGTTTTGACCTTGGAGTTTGAAGATGGAGAAGTGTTCCAATGGAGTAAG GTTACCACATCAATATACAATCTCATACTGGGAAAGTTGTACTGCGATCACTATGGTACCATGCAAATAAAAGGGAATCGTGAATATTCATGTAAGTTGAAATTCAAGGAGCAATCTATTGTAGACAGAAATCCTCACCAG GTACATGGTGTAGTTcaagataagaatggaaagacAGCAGCTACGTTATTTGGAAAATGGAATGAGAGCATGCAATATGTGAATGGAGAATGTTCTATCAAGGGAAAAGGGCAAGAGTCTTTATCGGAAGCCGATCTACTTTGGAAGAAGAGCAAGCCTCCTAAATTTCCCACCAGATATAACTTAACACGTTTTGCCATCACATTGAATGAACTCACTCCTGATCTAAAG GAAAAGCTACCCCCTACTGATTCAAGGCTGAGACCTGATCAGAGGTTTCTGGAAAATGGGGAGTATGAAATGGCAAATTCAGAGAAGCTACGGTTGGAACAGCGGCAACGTCAG GCTCGGAAGATGCAAGAGAGAGGTTGGAAGCCAAGGTGGTTCGCAAGGGAGAAAAACAACGATACATACCGTTATGTGGGTGGATATTGGGAGGCTAGGCAGCAGGGAAAGTGGGATTCATGTCCAGATATTTTTGGCCAAATCCTTTCTGATTAG
- the LOC105770136 gene encoding oxysterol-binding protein-related protein 1C isoform X3 has protein sequence MSNPSVRNLSPSSSAPISRSKSTLPLDQIQCPCNPSHQVLYHRSRSVNYYNRMKQKNGVSSGREVTAALVDVKLNNIVGNGISGVLFKWVNYGKGWKPRWFVLQDGVLSYYKLHGPDKIVVSQETEKGCKVIGEESLRIITSCRKPICHQSLTRRKPFGEVHLKVSSIRESKSDDKRFSIYTGTKMLHLRAETRDDKVAWIEALQAVKDMFPRIPNSELMVQVNNASVSTEKLRQQLMQEGVSELAIQDSEQIMRTEFLTMQKQMLLLRQKQYLLIETLRQLEAEKVDLENTVVNESQNKSNQGAYAMVKHDRSEGNTTDSDDDPERVDAAEEETDDDDHNFFDTREFLSSSSFKDNGSDVRASSFSSDDGLNTLGSEDDTDPQIKSVGNSFPYIKRRKKLPDPVEKEKGISLWSMIKDNIGKDLTKVCLPVYFNEPLSSLQKCFEDLEYSYLLDRANEWGKRGNSLMRILNVAAFAVSGYSSTEGRICKPFNPLLGETYEADFPDKGLHFFSEKVSHHPTIVACHCEGTGWKFWGDSNLKSKFWGRSIMLEPVGVLTLEFEDGEVFQWSKVTTSIYNLILGKLYCDHYGTMQIKGNREYSCKLKFKEQSIVDRNPHQVHGVVQDKNGKTAATLFGKWNESMQYVNGECSIKGKGQESLSEADLLWKKSKPPKFPTRYNLTRFAITLNELTPDLKEKLPPTDSRLRPDQRFLENGEYEMANSEKLRLEQRQRQARKMQERGWKPRWFAREKNNDTYRYVGGYWEARQQGKWDSCPDIFGQILSD, from the exons ATGAGTAATCCTTCTGTGAGAAACCTTTCTCCTTCCTCTTCCGCTCCTATATCCCGATCCAAGTCGACCCTACCCTTGGACCAAATTCAGTGCCCGTGCAATCCAAGCCACCAGGTTCTCTATCATCGTAGCAGAAGCGTGAATTATTATAATCGGATGAAACAGAAGAACGGGGTGTCGTCGGGACGAGAGGTGACGGCGGCTCTAGTGGATGTGAAGCTAAACAACATTGTAGGGAACGGGATATCCGGAGTGCTTTTCAAATGGGTGAATTACGGGAAAGGTTGGAAACCGAGGTGGTTCGTTTTGCAAGACGGAGTGTTATCATATTATAAACTCCATGGACCTGATAAGATCGTCGTCAGCCAAGAAACGGAAAAAGGATGCAAAGTTATCGGCGAAGAGTCTCTTCGTATTATAACCAGTTGTCGCAAACCCATTTGTCATCAATCCCTCACCCGTCGCAAACCCTTCGGTGAAGTCCACCTAAAG GTTTCCTCGATTAGGGAAAGCAAATCAGATGACAAGAGGTTCTCGATTTACACCGGAACGAAAATGCTTCATTTACGAGCCGAGACGCGGGACGATAAGGTCGCGTGGATTGAAGCGCTTCAGGCGGTTAAGGATATGTTCCCTAGGATACCTAATAGCGAGCTCATGGTTCAGGTGAACAATGCGTCGGTTTCCACGGAGAAGTTGAGGCAACAGCTGATGCAGGAAGGGGTAAGCGAATTGGCTATCCAAGATAGCGAGCAGATTATGAGGACGGAATTCTTAACAATGCAGAAGCAGATGCTGTTGCTTAGACAGAAACAGTATCTCCTCATCGAAACCTTGCGTCAGTTAGAG GCAGAAAAAGTTGATCTGGAAAATACAGTGGTCAACGAGAGCCAAAACAAGTCGAATCAAGGGGCTTACGCCATGGTAAAGCATGACAGAAGTG AAGGAAATACAACCGACTCAGATGATGACCCTGAAAGAGTTGATGCTGCAGAAGAAGAaactgatgatgatgatcatAATTTCTTTGATACTCGTGAATTTTTATCATCGAGTTCTTTCAAAGACAATGGATCTGATGTCCGGGCATCATCTTTCTCTTCAGATGATGGTCTTAATACTCTTGGTTCTGAAGATGACACTGATCCTCAAATAAAATCAGTTGGAAATAGCTTTCCTTACATTAAACGGCGAAAAAAATTGCCTGACCCTGTTGAAAAGGAGAAGGGTATAAGTCTTTGGTCAATGATTAAGGATAATATTGGGAAAGACCTTACAAAAGTTTGTCTTCCTGTTTACTTCAATGAGCCTCTCTCTTCTCTTCAAAAGTGTTTTGAGGATTTGGAATATTCATATCTACTTGACCGTGCTAATGAATGGGGGAAAAGG GGGAATAGCCTCATGAGGATTCTTAATGTGGCTGCATTTGCTGTGTCTGGATATTCTTCAACAGAAGGAAGAATCTGCAAACCTTTTAATCCATTATTAGGGGAAACATATGAGGCTGACTTTCCAGATAAAGGCTTACACTTCTTCTCAGAGAAG GTCAGTCATCATCCTACGATTGTAGCATGTCATTGTGAGGGTACAGGGTGGAAATTTTGGGGTGATAGTAATTTAAAGAGCAAATTTTGGGGTCGCTCAATTATGCTTGAACCTGTTGGTGTTTTGACCTTGGAGTTTGAAGATGGAGAAGTGTTCCAATGGAGTAAG GTTACCACATCAATATACAATCTCATACTGGGAAAGTTGTACTGCGATCACTATGGTACCATGCAAATAAAAGGGAATCGTGAATATTCATGTAAGTTGAAATTCAAGGAGCAATCTATTGTAGACAGAAATCCTCACCAG GTACATGGTGTAGTTcaagataagaatggaaagacAGCAGCTACGTTATTTGGAAAATGGAATGAGAGCATGCAATATGTGAATGGAGAATGTTCTATCAAGGGAAAAGGGCAAGAGTCTTTATCGGAAGCCGATCTACTTTGGAAGAAGAGCAAGCCTCCTAAATTTCCCACCAGATATAACTTAACACGTTTTGCCATCACATTGAATGAACTCACTCCTGATCTAAAG GAAAAGCTACCCCCTACTGATTCAAGGCTGAGACCTGATCAGAGGTTTCTGGAAAATGGGGAGTATGAAATGGCAAATTCAGAGAAGCTACGGTTGGAACAGCGGCAACGTCAG GCTCGGAAGATGCAAGAGAGAGGTTGGAAGCCAAGGTGGTTCGCAAGGGAGAAAAACAACGATACATACCGTTATGTGGGTGGATATTGGGAGGCTAGGCAGCAGGGAAAGTGGGATTCATGTCCAGATATTTTTGGCCAAATCCTTTCTGATTAG
- the LOC105770136 gene encoding oxysterol-binding protein-related protein 1C isoform X2, which translates to MSNPSVRNLSPSSSAPISRSKSTLPLDQIQCPCNPSHQVLYHRSRSVNYYNRMKQKNGVSSGREVTAALVDVKLNNIVGNGISGVLFKWVNYGKGWKPRWFVLQDGVLSYYKLHGPDKIVVSQETEKGCKVIGEESLRIITSCRKPICHQSLTRRKPFGEVHLKVSSIRESKSDDKRFSIYTGTKMLHLRAETRDDKVAWIEALQAVKDMFPRIPNSELMVQVNNASVSTEKLRQQLMQEGVSELAIQDSEQIMRTEFLTMQKQMLLLRQKQYLLIETLRQLEVYETKVFTSFLQSSAKKLLVCTLILQAEKVDLENTVVNESQNKSNQGAYAMVKHDRSGNTTDSDDDPERVDAAEEETDDDDHNFFDTREFLSSSSFKDNGSDVRASSFSSDDGLNTLGSEDDTDPQIKSVGNSFPYIKRRKKLPDPVEKEKGISLWSMIKDNIGKDLTKVCLPVYFNEPLSSLQKCFEDLEYSYLLDRANEWGKRGNSLMRILNVAAFAVSGYSSTEGRICKPFNPLLGETYEADFPDKGLHFFSEKVSHHPTIVACHCEGTGWKFWGDSNLKSKFWGRSIMLEPVGVLTLEFEDGEVFQWSKVTTSIYNLILGKLYCDHYGTMQIKGNREYSCKLKFKEQSIVDRNPHQVHGVVQDKNGKTAATLFGKWNESMQYVNGECSIKGKGQESLSEADLLWKKSKPPKFPTRYNLTRFAITLNELTPDLKEKLPPTDSRLRPDQRFLENGEYEMANSEKLRLEQRQRQARKMQERGWKPRWFAREKNNDTYRYVGGYWEARQQGKWDSCPDIFGQILSD; encoded by the exons ATGAGTAATCCTTCTGTGAGAAACCTTTCTCCTTCCTCTTCCGCTCCTATATCCCGATCCAAGTCGACCCTACCCTTGGACCAAATTCAGTGCCCGTGCAATCCAAGCCACCAGGTTCTCTATCATCGTAGCAGAAGCGTGAATTATTATAATCGGATGAAACAGAAGAACGGGGTGTCGTCGGGACGAGAGGTGACGGCGGCTCTAGTGGATGTGAAGCTAAACAACATTGTAGGGAACGGGATATCCGGAGTGCTTTTCAAATGGGTGAATTACGGGAAAGGTTGGAAACCGAGGTGGTTCGTTTTGCAAGACGGAGTGTTATCATATTATAAACTCCATGGACCTGATAAGATCGTCGTCAGCCAAGAAACGGAAAAAGGATGCAAAGTTATCGGCGAAGAGTCTCTTCGTATTATAACCAGTTGTCGCAAACCCATTTGTCATCAATCCCTCACCCGTCGCAAACCCTTCGGTGAAGTCCACCTAAAG GTTTCCTCGATTAGGGAAAGCAAATCAGATGACAAGAGGTTCTCGATTTACACCGGAACGAAAATGCTTCATTTACGAGCCGAGACGCGGGACGATAAGGTCGCGTGGATTGAAGCGCTTCAGGCGGTTAAGGATATGTTCCCTAGGATACCTAATAGCGAGCTCATGGTTCAGGTGAACAATGCGTCGGTTTCCACGGAGAAGTTGAGGCAACAGCTGATGCAGGAAGGGGTAAGCGAATTGGCTATCCAAGATAGCGAGCAGATTATGAGGACGGAATTCTTAACAATGCAGAAGCAGATGCTGTTGCTTAGACAGAAACAGTATCTCCTCATCGAAACCTTGCGTCAGTTAGAGGTATATGAAACAAAggtttttacttcttttttgcAATCTTCTGCTAAGAAATTGCTAGTTTGTACTCTTATTTTGCAGGCAGAAAAAGTTGATCTGGAAAATACAGTGGTCAACGAGAGCCAAAACAAGTCGAATCAAGGGGCTTACGCCATGGTAAAGCATGACAGAAGTG GAAATACAACCGACTCAGATGATGACCCTGAAAGAGTTGATGCTGCAGAAGAAGAaactgatgatgatgatcatAATTTCTTTGATACTCGTGAATTTTTATCATCGAGTTCTTTCAAAGACAATGGATCTGATGTCCGGGCATCATCTTTCTCTTCAGATGATGGTCTTAATACTCTTGGTTCTGAAGATGACACTGATCCTCAAATAAAATCAGTTGGAAATAGCTTTCCTTACATTAAACGGCGAAAAAAATTGCCTGACCCTGTTGAAAAGGAGAAGGGTATAAGTCTTTGGTCAATGATTAAGGATAATATTGGGAAAGACCTTACAAAAGTTTGTCTTCCTGTTTACTTCAATGAGCCTCTCTCTTCTCTTCAAAAGTGTTTTGAGGATTTGGAATATTCATATCTACTTGACCGTGCTAATGAATGGGGGAAAAGG GGGAATAGCCTCATGAGGATTCTTAATGTGGCTGCATTTGCTGTGTCTGGATATTCTTCAACAGAAGGAAGAATCTGCAAACCTTTTAATCCATTATTAGGGGAAACATATGAGGCTGACTTTCCAGATAAAGGCTTACACTTCTTCTCAGAGAAG GTCAGTCATCATCCTACGATTGTAGCATGTCATTGTGAGGGTACAGGGTGGAAATTTTGGGGTGATAGTAATTTAAAGAGCAAATTTTGGGGTCGCTCAATTATGCTTGAACCTGTTGGTGTTTTGACCTTGGAGTTTGAAGATGGAGAAGTGTTCCAATGGAGTAAG GTTACCACATCAATATACAATCTCATACTGGGAAAGTTGTACTGCGATCACTATGGTACCATGCAAATAAAAGGGAATCGTGAATATTCATGTAAGTTGAAATTCAAGGAGCAATCTATTGTAGACAGAAATCCTCACCAG GTACATGGTGTAGTTcaagataagaatggaaagacAGCAGCTACGTTATTTGGAAAATGGAATGAGAGCATGCAATATGTGAATGGAGAATGTTCTATCAAGGGAAAAGGGCAAGAGTCTTTATCGGAAGCCGATCTACTTTGGAAGAAGAGCAAGCCTCCTAAATTTCCCACCAGATATAACTTAACACGTTTTGCCATCACATTGAATGAACTCACTCCTGATCTAAAG GAAAAGCTACCCCCTACTGATTCAAGGCTGAGACCTGATCAGAGGTTTCTGGAAAATGGGGAGTATGAAATGGCAAATTCAGAGAAGCTACGGTTGGAACAGCGGCAACGTCAG GCTCGGAAGATGCAAGAGAGAGGTTGGAAGCCAAGGTGGTTCGCAAGGGAGAAAAACAACGATACATACCGTTATGTGGGTGGATATTGGGAGGCTAGGCAGCAGGGAAAGTGGGATTCATGTCCAGATATTTTTGGCCAAATCCTTTCTGATTAG